One Ricinus communis isolate WT05 ecotype wild-type chromosome 2, ASM1957865v1, whole genome shotgun sequence DNA segment encodes these proteins:
- the LOC111946220 gene encoding S-adenosyl-L-methionine-dependent tRNA 4-demethylwyosine synthase isoform X1: MSLSSYRARLALLALLSASTFYCFYKSRRLKQLKTSFIPTAVTSSNRGKLFFISQTGTSKALAQRLHILFKLNDLSLDLIDAKDYEPEDLCKENLVIIVASTWEDGKPPSNADFFANWLAESADDFRVGSLLLSNCKFAVFGVGSRAYGDSFNAAAKDFSKRLRELGANEIVAIGEGDVDSGEIDAAFEEWSGKVVGVLKGGSLENGFIGCESENDNVVVDDDDFQSSDEENGELESGIVDLEDIAGKGPSRRRFNAVTETNSKPNGQKEMVTPVIRASLEKQGYKIIGSHSGVKICRWTKSQLRGRGGCYKHSFYGIESHRCMEATPSLACANKCVFCWRHHTNPVGKNWQWKMDDPLEIVNSAIDQHTKMIKQMKGVPGVTMERLNEGLSPRHCALSLVGEPIMYPEINTLVNELHQRRISTFLVTNAQFPEKIKMLKPVTQLYVSVDAATKESLKAIDRPLFGDFWERFIDSLKALREKQQRTVYRLTLVKGWNTEDVDAYFNLFSIGQPDFIEIKGVTYCGSSATSKLTMENVPWHSDVKAFSEALALKSKGEYEVACEHVHSCCVLLAKTEKFKVNGQWFTWIDYEKFHNLVASGKPFNSKDYMAPTPSWAVYGATEGGFDPDQSRYRKERHHKSSH, translated from the exons atgTCCCTTTCTTCCTATCGTGCTCGCTTAGCGCTCCTTGCTCTTCTCTCCGCTTCCACTTTCTACTGTTTCTACAAATCACGCCGTCTCAAACAACTTAAAACCTCCTTTATCCCTACCGCCGTTACTTCTTCTAATAGAGGTAAGCTCTTCTTTATCTCACAAACAGGAACCTCAAAAGCCCTAGCGCAACGCCTCCACATTCTATTTAAACTAAACGATCTCTCATTGGACTTGATCGATGCTAAAGACTATGAACCTGAAGACCTTTGTAAAGAAAATTTGGTAATAATCGTTGCTTCTACTTGGGAAGATGGAAAACCGCCTTCAAACGCTGATTTCTTTGCGAATTGGCTTGCGGAGAGTGCTGATGATTTTCGAGTTGGTTCTTTGCTGCTTTCTAATTGTAAATTCGCTGTTTTTGGAGTTGGAAGTAGAGCTTATGGCGACAGTTTTAATGCTGCTGCtaaagatttttctaaaagattGAGGGAGTTAGGTGCTAATGAGATTGTAGCGATCGGGGAAGGCGACGTGGATAGTGGTGAAATAGATGCCGCTTTTGAAGAATGGAGTGGGAAAGTGGTTGGGGTTTTGAAAGGAGGTAGCTTGGAGAACGGGTTTATTGGTTGTGAGAGTGAGAATGATAATGTTGTTGTTGACGATGATGATTTTCAAAGTAGCGATGAGGAGAATGGTGAATTGGAGTCGGGAATTGTTGATCTTGAGGATATCGCAGGTAAAGGACCTTCGAGGAGGAGGTTTAATGCGGTCACTGAAACTAATAGTAAACCAAATGGTCAGAAAGAAATGGTCACTCCAGTTATCAGGGCCAGCTTGGAAAAGCAG GGATACAAGATTATTGGTTCACATAGTGGTGTCAAAATTTGTAGATGGACCAAATCACAACTTAGAGGCAGAGGAGGTTGTTACAAGCACTCATTTTATGGAATAGAAAGTCATAG ATGCATGGAGGCAACTCCTAGTTTGGCTTGTGCAAATAAATGTGTTTTCTGTTGGAGGCATCATACAAATCCAGTTGGAAAGAACTGGCAATGGAAGATGGATGATCCTCTAGAAATTGTGAATTCTGCCATAGATCAGCATACAAAGATGATTAAACAAATGAAAGGGGTTCCTG GTGTTACAATGGAACGCTTGAATGAAGGGCTGTCTCCCAGGCATTGTGCTCTATCACTTGTCGGTGAACCTATCATGTACCCAGAGATTAATACACTTGTGAATGAGTTGCACCAAAGGCGGATATCAACTTTTCTAGTGACAAATGCTCAGTTCCCTGAAAAGATCAAAATGCTAAAGCCTGTTACCCAG TTATATGTCAGTGTTGATGCTGCAACAAAGGAGAGCTTGAAGGCAATTGACAGACCACTATTTGGTGATTTTTGGGAGCGATTTATT GATTCCTTGAAAGCTCTCAGGGAGAAACAGCAGCGTACTGTGTACCGCTTGACACTGGTGAAAGGATGGAATACAGAGGATGTTGATGCTTATTTTAACCTCTTTAGCATCGGACAGCCTGATTTTATCGAAATTAAAGGCGTTACATATTGTGGATC GTCTGCTACATCAAAGTTGACAATGGAGAATGTGCCCTGGCATTCCGACGTGAAAGCTTTCTCAGAGGCCTTAGCTCTTAAAAGCAAAGGGGAATATGAGGTAGCTTGTGAGCATGTCCACTCTTGTTGTGTGCTCTTGGCCAAAACTGAGAAGTTCAAGGTCAATGGTCAATGGTTCACATGGATAGACTATGAGAAGTTCCATAATCTG GTTGCTTCTGGAAAACCTTTCAATAGCAAGGATTACATGGCTCCCACACCTTCCTGGGCTGTTTATGGAGCAACAGAAGGTGGTTTTGATCCAGATCAGTCTCGCTATAGGAAGGAGAGACATCATAAATCAAGCCATTGA
- the LOC8288923 gene encoding stress response protein nst1: MGKKKPQKTKELSVAIAEASSTQPQSQTPRKRGRPRKIIEKMESENKKEEEATGGAHPVEEVVENQLKKAKSSIKEEEKQQQAEGEGEGPSASTSRGKKKEEAREPPRRSRRRKSKPRKSS, encoded by the coding sequence ATGGGTAAGAAGAAGCCTCAGAAGACGAAGGAACTTTCTGTAGCAATAGCAGAAGCTTCATCAACCCAGCCTCAGTCTCAAACTCCAAGAAAGAGAGGCAGGCCTCGCAAGATTATTGAAAAGATGgaaagtgaaaataaaaaagaagaagaagcaacaGGAGGGGCACACCCAGTGGAAGAAGTTGTTGAGAATCAATTAAAGAAAGCTAAAAGCAGCattaaagaagaagagaaacagCAACAGGCGGAGGGTGAAGGCGAGGGACCATCAGCTTCTACTTCTCgagggaaaaagaaagaagaagcgAGGGAACCTCCAAGAAGAAGCAGAAGGAGGAAAAGCAAACCCAGAAAGAGCAGTTAA